The Arachis duranensis cultivar V14167 chromosome 9, aradu.V14167.gnm2.J7QH, whole genome shotgun sequence genomic sequence GATGAGAGCAAACGACATGGTACCGGATATTTGGACTTATAATACAATCATGAGGGGTTTGTGCGACGAGGGGAAGGTCAAGGAGGCGATTAGCCTAAGGGATGATATGGAGAGCCTGAGGGTGATGCCGGATGAGGTTACCTACAATACTCTGATTGACGGGTGTTTTCAGCCTACAATACTTTGGTTGACGGGTGTTTTCAATGGCGGGGGAGTGTGGAGGCATTCAAGTTGGTTGAGGAAATGAAGGGAAAGGGAGTCAAGCCGAACGCGGTGACTCACAATATAATGGTGAAGTGGTACTGTAAGGAAGGTAAGATGGATGAAGCCGGCTGTGTCGTGGCAAAGATGGTGGAGAGTGGGTTTTCACCGGACTGTTTTACTTATAATACTATGATCAATGGTTATTGTAAAGCAGGAAATCTGGGAGAAGCTTTTAAGATGATGGATGAAATGGGGAGGAAAGGTTTAAAGATGGATACTTTTACTCTGAACACTATAGTACACAGATTGTGCGTGGAGAAGCTGCTCAAAGAGGCATACGAGTTGACTGTGAAGGCTGCAAAGCGAGGTTATATTCTCGATGAGGTAACCTATGGAACTCTAATCATGGGATACTTTAAAaatgaacaaacaaacaaaGCTCTGAAGCTTTGGGATGAGATGAAGGAGAAGGGGATCATTCCTAGTGTTGTCACTTATAACACTATAATTAGGGGGTTGTGCCATTCTTTAAAAACTGATCAGGCTGTAGATAAATTGAATGAGCTTTTAGATAAAGGTTTGGCCCCCAATGAAGCTATGTGTAACATAATTATTCATGGTTACTGCTGGGAGGGAGCAGTGGAGAAAGCATTCTTGTTCTATAACAGAATGGTTGAGAACTCATTCAAGCCGGATGTTATTACATGTAACATTCTTCTTTGAGGGCTTTGCAAAAATGGTATGTTCGAGAAggcctttaatttatttaacaCATGGATCACTAAAGGTAAGCCCGTTGATGCAGTTACGTACAACACGTTGATTTCCGTCCTTTGCAAAGAAGGGAAACTTGATGAAGCATTTGACCTCATGACTGAGATGGAGAAGAAAAAATTGGGGCCGGACCGATATACTTATACTGCCATCATTGGTGCACTTACTCATGCTGGGAGAACTGAGGAAGCAAAGAAATTCATGTCAAAACTCCTAGAGACAAGTCCAAATATGATAAGTGAAGACACTTCA encodes the following:
- the LOC107467732 gene encoding pentatricopeptide repeat-containing protein At2g16880 — encoded protein: MKGSGVSPNRNTYNILVHGYCKLRWLKEAAEVVELMRANDMVPDIWTYNTIMRAYNTLVDGCFQWRGSVEAFKLVEEMKGKGVKPNAVTHNIMVKWYCKEGKMDEAGCVVAKMVESGFSPDCFTYNTMINGYCKAGNLGEAFKMMDEMGRKGLKMDTFTLNTIVHRLCVEKLLKEAYELTVKAAKRGYILDEVTYGTLIMGYFKNEQTNKALKLWDEMKEKGIIPSVVTYNTIIRGLCHSLKTDQAVDKLNELLDKGLAPNEAMCNIIIHGYCWEGAVEKAFLFYNRMVENSFKPDVITCNILL